The genomic stretch AAAAGATAGTGCCAAAAGCATAATGTGCTTCGCTTCTTGCTTCTTAATTAGTATGGGGAAACGCCAATGTTAGCTGCGGCAAAGAATTCATCCTTCATTAGGACATCATCTGTCTCCTTAAAAAAATGGCCGGTTGAGAAAGTGAAAGGATGAATGCATTTGAAAATTAATGTGGCATTGTAAAAAGAGCATTAATATTCAACAAAAGATGATGCTTTACCTGTTGGCGCACATTGGTTTTCTAGACAGTTTGATCAGGCATGAGACCAAATTGAATATGAGGAAAGTGAGCCCACTGTgggagaaaagaaacaaatataaGGACAATGGAAAAGTTAGTAAGGCTAAACGCATCCCCACTTGCAATGTACCCTCCACCCAAAACCccctaaaaaaagaaaaaaagaaaagaaaagaaagagaaccCTAGTTAAAACTTTTGTCTgcaaagaaagaaggagaaaaagagaagCTGAAGTTGTCTAGGCAGATGGTAGTACATTTTTTGCAGCTGCGCTGAAAGCCTCCCTATGGCTAATATCAGGATTTGTTGCCTTAATGCGTTGGATCTCCTCCCTGTAAGTGTAAAGCAAGCACATCATGACCAATCACACACCAGATGAtcagaaagagagagagagggtccttggggagatttttttttttctttttcagattTGTGATGATAACTCACTTGATGAATCGGTTGTAAGCAGAAGGGATTCTCTGTCTCCTCTCTGGAGCTGAGAAGTCATTTAATTGTGCAACAATGTCAGTATGTGTGTGACTATTTCACCATAATGTATGATTTCACTCCTGCGTCTTCACTATTTCTTTATCTCTATGGATATTCTACCACACGTGTTTTaggaggaagaaaaaagaatctCCTAATCAAGTTAATTCTTTTGACAAATCAACTAAACTGTTATTTAGCTGTTGTATATATACTTGGGTAGCAAAAGCAACTCTTAGTGTAAATCCTGAGAATTCTTTGAGTAacaaagagggaaaaaaaaagaaaagaaaaaaaggtgcATTTAACTTCAACCTAAAGGCTGTAAACATTTAAGGAAATTGATCTCACAATCCACTCGAACATAAATTTTACTCTCTAGTCTCTATCAGCTAACTGAGTGCAATTTGCAGTCAAACATGAGAATCTCTTGGAATACCTGAATAAGTGCATGGAATAGTCAAGGACAGTGGACAGCGTTCCTCATATTTAACCAAGTTTTCATCTTATAAAGCTTTCCTCACTCTCCAATGTGTCCAAGCGCCAAGGCATTTTAACCCACCCCCAACAGCATACACACATTTTTACACAAAAAATTGGTATGCACTTTTACATTAAATGAAAAAAGAGTGGAAGAAAATGTTTCTCACGTCTGTTCATAACCGGTGGCCTAGGAAGGTCACTGAATCCCGTCTGAGGAGGTAGAGTGAAGTCACTTGCTGTAGTCTGATTCATCAGAAAGTTGGGAGTCGGGCTTGAGATTTGATCCTGCTATGCACTCATTTCATTAAAATTTTTACCCAACAACAGCACACCACAAATTCCAAGGGGCAAGCACATTTTCAAACATACAATTCTCCAGCTGATTTACCAGAAAGTTAGGGGAAGGAGAGAAGAATGTATGGCCAAAGTGATTATGGAGCTGGTTAGCTGAAGGCAAGAGCAACCCTCTCATGTTCACTGGCAAAAGATTAGTGCAATGGCCGCAGCGGACCGTGACAGTTTGGAACAAACTTGTacatggaacactcacctaataATAAAAGCaccaaaaaaattaacaaaacaCAAGTTGTAGCATAGTCagggaagaaggaaaaaaaaacttaatatTACTGATCAAGGAAGTGATGTAGtcagaaaccctaaaattttccTTACTGATGGATCAATGGAAAAGGATGGATTgattaaaatatcaaaaaggggagaAGAAATGCCAGTAGTGAAACAGTATACCGCGAGGACGGTGTCGCATATGTTGCAATGGACATAGCACAGCTGCTCGGAAGAAGCGAAGTGGTCCAATGACCAAGTAGTTGTAGTGGAACTAGTAGAAGAGGAGGACATGGTTGAGAGAGATCACTTTAGCTCTCTATCTTTTAAAATTTATTGGATTGGCTACTGCTGGGgaattgattgattgattgatggCTTTGACAGATTAACAACCTCTTCTTGGAtctgcctcttttttttttttttttctttaatcaCTGTGTTATGAAACAATGGAGCAAGCACaatagaagaagaaagaagCGAAGGAGAGAGACAAAGAAAGACTGTATActaagaaaagagagagaagtcTCTATTTGATGCAG from Coffea eugenioides isolate CCC68of chromosome 8, Ceug_1.0, whole genome shotgun sequence encodes the following:
- the LOC113781109 gene encoding protein YABBY 4-like; the encoded protein is MSSSSTSSTTTTWSLDHFASSEQLCYVHCNICDTVLAVSVPCTSLFQTVTVRCGHCTNLLPVNMRGLLLPSANQLHNHFGHTFFSPSPNFLDQISSPTPNFLMNQTTASDFTLPPQTGFSDLPRPPVMNRPPERRQRIPSAYNRFIKEEIQRIKATNPDISHREAFSAAAKNWAHFPHIQFGLMPDQTV